From one Mycolicibacterium sp. HK-90 genomic stretch:
- a CDS encoding helix-turn-helix domain-containing protein: MTQANERTFLSRQVLAFDDMRFAFVTESVETPTDWQFSDPEHILVVHRAGDLATMEVEFERGPSGPALPRVGDLWIIPAEQRYAALAQGRSVAFCEVRTPTHLFGDHDIAPTVRHHDPLLLHLINRMHSVVGRKDALARLLSESLADVFRRRIAADFLRRGGRDRIWDQASQAKVVEYLEDNLDSDISLSGLADHMGVTRDQLARTFRDTFHTSPHQYLLDRRIRRAKQLLVHTSRSIAEISKDAGFSTPSHFATTFRARTGTTPSQYRKNG, from the coding sequence ATGACGCAGGCGAACGAGCGGACTTTCCTGTCGCGGCAAGTCCTGGCGTTCGACGACATGCGGTTCGCCTTCGTCACCGAGTCCGTCGAAACCCCGACCGACTGGCAGTTCAGCGACCCCGAGCACATCCTCGTGGTGCATCGGGCCGGCGACCTCGCGACGATGGAGGTGGAGTTCGAACGCGGACCGTCGGGACCGGCACTACCGCGGGTCGGCGACCTCTGGATCATCCCGGCCGAGCAACGCTATGCGGCCCTGGCCCAGGGCCGCTCGGTGGCGTTCTGCGAAGTACGCACCCCGACGCACCTTTTCGGTGACCATGACATCGCTCCGACTGTGCGGCATCACGATCCGCTGCTGCTGCACCTCATCAACCGCATGCACAGTGTCGTCGGCCGGAAAGACGCACTCGCCCGGCTGCTCTCCGAATCCCTGGCCGACGTGTTCCGAAGGCGGATAGCCGCCGACTTCTTGCGGCGGGGCGGCCGAGACCGGATCTGGGACCAGGCGTCGCAGGCCAAGGTGGTCGAGTACCTGGAGGACAATCTCGACTCCGATATCTCGTTGTCCGGCCTCGCCGACCACATGGGCGTGACCAGAGACCAACTCGCCAGGACGTTCCGCGACACGTTCCACACCTCACCGCACCAGTACCTGCTCGACCGTCGCATTCGCCGGGCGAAACAGCTTCTGGTCCACACCTCGAGATCGATCGCGGAGATCAGCAAGGACGCCGGCTTCTCGACGCCGAGCCACTTCGCCACCACGTTTCGCGCCCGCACCGGCACGACGCCCAGCCAGTACCGGAAGAACGGCTGA
- the fgd gene encoding glucose-6-phosphate dehydrogenase (coenzyme-F420), with the protein MAELKLGYKASAEQFAPRELVELAVLAEAAGMDSATVSDHFQPWRHEGGHAPFSLAWMTAVGERTERLVLGTSVLTPTFRYNPAVIAQAFATMACLYPERIFLGVGTGEALNEIATGYAGEWPEFKERFARLRESVKLMRELWVGDRVDFDGEYYRLKGASIYDVPEGGVPVYIAAGGPVVAKYAGRAGDGFICTSGKGEELYKDKLIPAVKEGAEAAGRNAEDIDRMIEIKISYDPDPTLALENTRFWAPLSLTAEQKHSIDDPIEMEKAADALPIEQVAKRWIVASDPDEAVAKVKDYVDWGLNHLVFHAPGHDQRRFLELFKKDLEPRLRKLG; encoded by the coding sequence GTGGCTGAACTGAAACTGGGTTATAAGGCATCGGCGGAGCAGTTTGCCCCGCGGGAACTCGTCGAGCTGGCGGTGTTGGCCGAGGCGGCGGGTATGGACAGTGCGACGGTCAGTGATCATTTCCAGCCGTGGCGTCACGAGGGCGGGCATGCGCCGTTTTCGCTGGCCTGGATGACGGCGGTGGGTGAGCGGACCGAGCGGTTGGTGTTGGGTACGTCGGTGTTGACGCCGACGTTCCGGTACAACCCGGCGGTGATCGCGCAGGCGTTCGCGACGATGGCGTGCCTGTATCCGGAGCGGATCTTCCTGGGTGTGGGTACGGGGGAGGCGCTCAACGAGATCGCCACCGGTTATGCCGGGGAGTGGCCGGAGTTCAAGGAGCGTTTCGCCCGGTTGCGGGAGTCGGTCAAGCTCATGCGTGAGCTGTGGGTGGGTGACCGGGTTGATTTCGACGGGGAGTATTACCGGCTCAAGGGCGCCTCGATCTATGACGTGCCCGAGGGTGGTGTGCCGGTGTACATCGCCGCCGGTGGCCCCGTGGTGGCCAAGTACGCCGGCCGTGCCGGTGACGGGTTCATCTGCACCTCGGGCAAGGGTGAGGAGCTGTACAAGGACAAGCTCATCCCGGCGGTGAAGGAGGGCGCCGAGGCTGCCGGGCGCAACGCCGAGGACATCGACCGGATGATCGAGATCAAGATCTCCTACGATCCGGATCCGACGTTGGCGCTGGAGAACACCCGGTTCTGGGCGCCGTTGTCGTTGACGGCCGAGCAGAAGCACTCGATCGATGATCCGATCGAGATGGAGAAGGCCGCCGACGCGCTGCCCATCGAGCAGGTGGCCAAGCGTTGGATTGTCGCGTCGGATCCCGATGAGGCGGTGGCCAAGGTCAAGGATTACGTGGACTGGGGGCTGAACCATTTGGTGTTCCATGCGCCGGGCCACGATCAGCGCCGGTTCCTCGAGTTGTTCAAGAAGGATCTGGAGCCCCGGCTCCGCAAGCTCGGCTGA
- a CDS encoding GNAT family N-acetyltransferase, whose protein sequence is MSASVSGVRFVAAGLDDPVAAPLLAELAVEYSERYGGTPDRMMVWLRGRSDGEFAPPGGGLYIGLLDGAPVTGGAFTRFDDETAELKRIWTDSRYRQRGFGTALLAHLEREIAGRGYRRVYLTTGHLQPEAEALYGSAGYTRLIAPLPAEGEGAVFPIAFEKELG, encoded by the coding sequence ATGTCAGCCTCCGTGAGTGGTGTGCGGTTCGTTGCGGCCGGCCTGGATGACCCGGTTGCCGCACCGTTGTTGGCTGAGCTTGCGGTCGAGTATTCGGAGCGCTACGGCGGAACGCCAGACCGGATGATGGTCTGGCTGCGCGGACGCTCTGACGGTGAGTTCGCGCCGCCCGGCGGCGGGCTGTACATCGGACTGCTCGACGGTGCGCCGGTCACCGGTGGGGCCTTCACCCGGTTCGACGACGAGACCGCCGAGCTCAAACGCATCTGGACCGACAGCCGTTATCGGCAGCGCGGATTCGGCACGGCGCTGCTGGCACACCTGGAACGGGAGATCGCCGGACGGGGGTACCGGCGGGTCTATCTGACGACGGGTCATCTGCAACCGGAGGCCGAGGCGCTGTACGGTTCGGCGGGCTACACCCGGCTGATCGCGCCGTTGCCGGCCGAGGGCGAGGGTGCGGTGTTCCCGATCGCGTTCGAGAAAGAACTGGGATGA
- a CDS encoding class I SAM-dependent methyltransferase, whose translation MTAEDFTERITTAIDNAGLVLLLSIGHQAGLFDAMVKLPPAKSGEIADAAGLDERYVREWLGGMTAAQVVDYDADAATYRLPDHRAAALTRAAGLNNLARLAQYVPLMCEVEQKILGCFRDGGGLSYDDYPRFHTIMAERSGEVFDAALVSAVLPLVEGLPQRLEAGIDVADFGCGSGYAVGLMARAYPASRFTGIDFSEEATATGAADAAQRGLTNASFVAADLAALDQEADYDVITAFDAIHDQAQPARVLENIYRALKPGGVLVMADVKASSRLEDNIGVAMSTYRYTVSLMHCMSVSLGLGGAGLGTMWGRQLAVSMLNEAGFTDVEVAELDQDPSNYYYLARK comes from the coding sequence GTGACGGCTGAAGACTTCACCGAGCGGATCACGACTGCGATCGACAATGCCGGACTGGTCCTGTTGCTCAGCATCGGCCACCAGGCCGGACTGTTCGACGCGATGGTGAAGCTACCGCCGGCAAAGAGCGGCGAGATCGCCGACGCGGCCGGTCTCGACGAACGCTATGTCCGCGAATGGCTCGGTGGGATGACCGCCGCCCAGGTGGTCGACTACGACGCCGACGCCGCGACCTATCGGTTGCCCGACCACCGCGCCGCGGCGTTGACCCGTGCGGCCGGCCTGAACAACCTGGCCCGCCTGGCGCAGTACGTGCCGCTGATGTGTGAGGTCGAACAGAAGATCCTCGGCTGCTTCCGCGACGGCGGTGGTCTGAGCTACGACGACTATCCGCGCTTCCACACCATCATGGCCGAGCGCAGCGGCGAGGTTTTCGACGCCGCCCTCGTCAGTGCCGTGCTGCCCTTGGTCGAGGGTCTGCCACAGCGGCTCGAGGCAGGCATCGACGTTGCCGACTTCGGCTGCGGCAGTGGATACGCCGTCGGTCTGATGGCTCGGGCCTATCCGGCGAGCCGCTTCACCGGCATCGACTTCTCCGAGGAGGCGACCGCCACCGGAGCCGCCGACGCGGCGCAGCGCGGATTGACCAATGCCTCCTTCGTCGCGGCCGATCTCGCGGCCCTCGATCAGGAGGCGGACTATGACGTCATCACCGCGTTCGACGCCATTCATGACCAGGCGCAGCCCGCCCGGGTGCTGGAGAACATCTATCGCGCGCTCAAGCCGGGTGGCGTTCTCGTCATGGCCGACGTGAAGGCGTCAAGCCGGCTTGAGGACAACATCGGTGTCGCGATGAGTACGTACCGCTACACCGTCTCGCTGATGCATTGCATGTCGGTCTCGCTCGGCCTCGGTGGTGCCGGGCTCGGGACCATGTGGGGCAGGCAGCTGGCGGTGTCGATGCTGAACGAGGCCGGCTTCACCGACGTGGAAGTCGCCGAACTCGACCAGGACCCGTCGAACTACTACTACCTCGCCAGGAAATAG
- a CDS encoding helix-turn-helix transcriptional regulator: MGQFPERIDPVPPHPSGGQRNWLIAAISATQPHRDDLWLIPADQRFAARRSVGTIARVVLPTRVIDGTAGQPLTGPRHALTRELARTIRQLAGRGGITERHLAESLTTALRLHLIETFTAGSTTDDAFDDVTKERLLAYLDRGADVDTSQRALAHHLGMPVRAFARAFLAAYRTTPHQFVIDRRIARAKSLLRTSGESVTEIGLSVGFSTPSHFSTVFKNRTGVTPTQYRENPDRPTLHAGRSAGRSGSAPLPPIRRTRP, encoded by the coding sequence ATGGGCCAGTTTCCCGAACGCATCGACCCGGTTCCCCCGCATCCGTCTGGAGGGCAACGGAACTGGCTCATCGCCGCGATCAGCGCGACACAGCCGCATCGCGACGACCTCTGGCTGATCCCCGCCGATCAGCGCTTCGCCGCCCGCCGATCCGTGGGCACGATCGCCCGAGTCGTCCTCCCGACGCGGGTCATCGACGGCACCGCCGGGCAGCCACTGACCGGGCCCCGGCACGCCCTCACCCGAGAACTCGCCAGAACGATCCGGCAACTGGCCGGTCGCGGGGGCATCACCGAGCGGCACCTTGCCGAATCCCTCACCACCGCCCTCCGGTTGCACCTCATCGAGACTTTCACGGCGGGATCGACGACCGACGACGCCTTCGACGACGTCACGAAGGAACGGCTCCTGGCGTACCTCGACCGCGGCGCCGACGTCGACACGAGCCAGCGCGCGCTCGCCCACCACCTGGGCATGCCGGTTCGCGCATTTGCCCGTGCTTTCCTCGCGGCGTACAGGACCACACCGCACCAGTTCGTCATCGACCGGCGCATCGCCCGCGCGAAATCGTTGCTGCGTACCAGCGGAGAGTCGGTCACCGAGATCGGCCTCAGCGTCGGGTTCTCCACTCCGAGCCACTTCAGCACCGTGTTCAAGAACCGAACCGGGGTCACCCCGACCCAATACAGGGAGAATCCCGATCGCCCCACCCTGCACGCAGGGAGGTCAGCGGGGCGATCGGGCAGCGCGCCCTTACCGCCTATTCGAAGGACACGACCTTGA
- a CDS encoding LLM class flavin-dependent oxidoreductase — MTAEEPKVAPLSILDLAPISAGSDAATALRNTVDLARRAEQWGYRRYWVAEHHFVSVASSSPAVLVGQIAAATERIRVGTAAVQLGHTTAVAVVESFATLAAFYPGRIDLGVGRSGQKRAEAVRDRPREPRPPREWHEIDGVVIPTPYDVAALMRDPRLRSRMAVLQQTGAVTPDFAEQLDDILAMLTGSYQVGTVVPGVGADLTPWVFGSTKGQSARVAAARGLPFVASYHITPATALEAIEVYRNGFTPSAYLSEPYVVVSADVVVADDESTARHLASSYGHWVHSIRAEGGAAPYPDPDDSRPLTAEQLDVVRDRTATQFVGDPDQVAARLEALQRLSRADELVITSVTHRHDDRLRSHQLLAERWGH; from the coding sequence ATGACCGCCGAGGAGCCGAAGGTGGCGCCGCTCTCGATTCTCGACCTGGCTCCGATCAGCGCGGGCAGTGATGCCGCGACGGCGTTGCGCAACACCGTCGATCTGGCCCGGCGGGCCGAACAGTGGGGTTACCGGCGGTATTGGGTTGCCGAACACCACTTCGTATCGGTGGCCAGCTCGTCGCCGGCGGTGCTGGTGGGGCAGATCGCCGCCGCCACCGAGCGGATCAGGGTCGGTACCGCGGCGGTGCAGCTCGGCCACACCACGGCCGTCGCCGTGGTGGAGAGCTTCGCGACGCTGGCGGCGTTCTATCCCGGCCGGATCGATCTCGGAGTCGGCCGCTCCGGCCAGAAACGCGCCGAAGCGGTGCGCGACAGACCCAGGGAACCCAGGCCGCCCCGCGAATGGCACGAGATCGACGGTGTCGTGATCCCAACGCCGTACGACGTCGCCGCGCTGATGCGCGACCCGCGGTTGCGGTCGCGGATGGCCGTGCTGCAGCAAACCGGAGCTGTCACACCGGATTTCGCCGAACAGTTGGACGACATCCTGGCCATGCTGACGGGCAGCTATCAGGTGGGCACGGTGGTGCCCGGGGTCGGCGCCGACCTGACGCCGTGGGTGTTCGGCAGTACCAAAGGGCAGAGTGCACGCGTCGCCGCCGCACGCGGACTGCCGTTCGTGGCCAGCTATCACATCACCCCGGCGACGGCTCTTGAGGCAATCGAGGTGTACCGCAACGGTTTCACCCCGTCGGCGTACCTGTCGGAGCCATACGTGGTGGTGTCGGCCGACGTGGTGGTGGCCGACGATGAGTCCACCGCACGTCATCTGGCGTCCAGTTACGGTCACTGGGTGCATTCGATCCGCGCCGAGGGCGGTGCGGCGCCCTACCCCGATCCGGACGACAGCCGGCCGTTGACTGCCGAGCAGCTCGATGTGGTGCGGGACCGCACCGCAACGCAATTCGTCGGTGACCCGGATCAGGTGGCCGCGCGGCTGGAGGCGTTGCAGCGGCTCAGCCGGGCCGACGAACTGGTGATCACCTCGGTGACCCACCGACACGACGACCGGCTGCGCTCTCACCAGCTGTTGGCCGAGCGGTGGGGGCATTAG
- a CDS encoding NAD(P)/FAD-dependent oxidoreductase — protein sequence MREHGEVIVIGAGLSGLAAATKLVDAGHPAVTVLEAGPQVGGRTRTGSAGGTAVDEGATLIYPQHRHVLGLAERFGVDVFESGTQGRFQYLLDGTARSFTVGRLGNMRLLAHPLLHPLIRGTLTLISRWKPLPMPAADLMGLLRAVRELDMLATSVPIESPWSAPRARELDQRTVESWLDEMVRPGPARHFLESLFGYFRPSTSLLFALHVFNTWGGIGSLMTSQTGVLRFAHGAQSLSLRLAAELGDRVVLNSPVDAIDQSAKRVRVHARGSVYEADRVIVAVGPPAYRGIEFRPALPPRRIRLQDAWQPVHGRKVNAVYEAPFWRAAGLSGSALTDRDAAPGVLDASPPDGSVGVLACYSTDNSLDAETAEDAARRKEALLTTFADLFGAEALSPVHYSEKRWVDEPFHFGCEGGLPVGALTSARESLKTPVGRLHWAGVETADEWIGFMNGAVQAGERAAREVIGNCS from the coding sequence ATGCGGGAACATGGCGAGGTCATCGTGATCGGTGCCGGGCTGTCGGGCCTGGCCGCGGCGACCAAATTGGTGGATGCCGGCCATCCGGCAGTGACTGTGCTGGAGGCCGGGCCACAAGTCGGCGGCCGGACTCGCACGGGCTCGGCCGGCGGCACAGCGGTCGACGAAGGCGCGACGCTGATCTATCCCCAGCACCGGCATGTCCTCGGGCTGGCCGAGCGCTTCGGTGTCGATGTGTTCGAGAGCGGAACGCAGGGACGGTTCCAGTACCTGCTCGACGGCACTGCCCGATCGTTCACCGTCGGACGGCTGGGCAACATGCGGCTGCTGGCGCATCCGTTGCTGCATCCGTTGATCCGGGGCACGTTGACACTGATCTCGCGATGGAAGCCGTTGCCGATGCCGGCCGCCGACCTGATGGGTCTACTGCGAGCCGTACGGGAGCTGGACATGCTGGCAACGTCGGTACCGATCGAGAGTCCATGGTCGGCGCCGCGGGCGAGGGAGTTGGACCAGCGCACCGTCGAATCCTGGCTCGACGAAATGGTGCGGCCCGGTCCCGCCAGGCACTTCCTCGAATCGCTCTTCGGGTACTTCCGGCCCAGCACCTCGCTGCTCTTCGCCCTGCATGTCTTCAACACCTGGGGCGGGATCGGTTCGCTGATGACCAGCCAGACCGGAGTCCTGCGGTTCGCCCACGGCGCGCAATCGCTGTCCTTGCGTCTCGCGGCAGAGCTCGGCGATCGGGTGGTCCTCAACTCACCCGTCGACGCGATCGACCAATCGGCAAAGCGCGTCAGAGTGCACGCGCGCGGATCCGTGTACGAGGCCGACCGCGTCATCGTCGCCGTCGGCCCGCCGGCGTATCGCGGTATCGAATTCCGTCCGGCATTGCCGCCGCGACGTATTCGGCTCCAGGACGCCTGGCAACCGGTGCACGGCCGCAAGGTCAACGCCGTCTACGAGGCGCCATTCTGGCGCGCCGCCGGGCTGTCCGGCTCGGCCCTGACCGACCGGGACGCCGCACCGGGCGTGCTCGACGCCTCCCCGCCGGACGGCTCGGTCGGTGTGCTCGCGTGCTACAGCACCGACAACTCCCTCGATGCCGAGACCGCCGAGGATGCCGCGCGGCGGAAGGAGGCGCTGCTGACCACATTCGCCGACCTTTTCGGCGCGGAAGCCCTCAGCCCCGTGCACTATTCGGAAAAACGATGGGTCGACGAGCCTTTCCACTTCGGCTGCGAGGGAGGTTTGCCCGTCGGCGCCCTGACCTCGGCGCGTGAATCGCTCAAGACGCCCGTGGGCCGACTGCACTGGGCCGGGGTCGAAACGGCCGACGAGTGGATCGGGTTCATGAACGGAGCGGTCCAGGCCGGAGAGCGTGCCGCCCGCGAAGTGATCGGAAACTGCTCCTGA
- a CDS encoding MBL fold metallo-hydrolase, translating into MAAALTAITEHVHFAQTDLVNWTLVTDGDRVLLIDAGFPGQREDVLGSVRRLGFTVDDITAVLLTHAHIDHFGTAIWLAKTHGTPVFCHDAELGHTKREYLEQAAPADVVRNIWQLRWLKWAATITAKGGMNHAGIPTARALTDTDDLPGKPVPVPTPGHTGGHCSYIVDGILVSGDALVTGHPLLRETGPTLLPALFNHDEAGCLASLTALAAVEADVMLPGHGPVWRGSIADAASTAAARHG; encoded by the coding sequence ATGGCAGCAGCCCTGACCGCGATCACCGAACATGTGCACTTCGCACAAACCGACTTGGTCAACTGGACGCTGGTGACCGACGGGGATCGGGTCCTGCTCATCGATGCCGGGTTCCCCGGGCAGCGCGAAGACGTCCTCGGTTCGGTGCGCCGGCTCGGGTTCACCGTCGACGACATCACCGCCGTGCTGCTCACCCACGCCCATATCGACCACTTCGGCACCGCCATCTGGTTGGCGAAAACCCATGGCACGCCGGTCTTTTGCCACGATGCAGAGCTCGGGCACACCAAGCGCGAGTATCTCGAGCAGGCCGCTCCGGCCGACGTGGTCCGCAACATCTGGCAACTCCGCTGGCTGAAGTGGGCCGCCACCATCACCGCCAAGGGCGGGATGAACCACGCCGGCATCCCGACCGCGCGGGCACTGACCGACACGGACGATCTGCCGGGCAAGCCGGTGCCGGTGCCCACCCCCGGGCACACCGGCGGGCACTGTTCGTACATCGTCGACGGGATCCTGGTCAGCGGCGACGCCCTGGTCACCGGACATCCTCTGTTGCGGGAGACCGGCCCGACGCTGCTGCCGGCGCTGTTCAACCACGACGAGGCGGGCTGTCTGGCCAGCCTGACCGCGTTGGCGGCCGTCGAAGCCGACGTGATGCTGCCCGGTCACGGACCGGTGTGGCGCGGCTCGATCGCCGATGCCGCCTCCACTGCCGCGGCCCGGCACGGTTGA
- a CDS encoding TetR/AcrR family transcriptional regulator produces the protein MSTASTESVWLRPVKKSRNQSLDRDQIIAAAVALMDSDGLAGLSMRKLATNLGTAPMTLYTYVATKDDVLEYALDGVFAEVAVNRATDWRDALKALSHGMFEAFLRHPWAPTLMGRKPPIGPAATDHFSSVLDVLSGAGFRGDALASAVSAVYYYVLGAATAEAAWLQAGQPFADLTAVEVADLESLHGRDAGPAVQFFAARAGDCRQRFDGGLAVILENLRP, from the coding sequence GTGAGTACCGCATCAACGGAGTCGGTGTGGCTGCGCCCGGTCAAAAAGTCGCGCAATCAATCGCTGGACCGCGATCAGATCATCGCGGCCGCCGTCGCGCTCATGGACTCTGATGGGCTCGCCGGGTTGAGCATGCGCAAGCTGGCCACCAACCTCGGTACCGCGCCGATGACCCTGTACACCTACGTGGCCACCAAAGACGATGTCCTCGAATACGCGCTCGACGGTGTCTTCGCCGAGGTGGCCGTGAACCGCGCGACGGATTGGCGCGACGCGCTGAAAGCGCTCTCCCACGGCATGTTCGAGGCGTTCCTGCGGCACCCGTGGGCGCCGACGCTCATGGGGCGGAAGCCGCCGATCGGCCCGGCCGCCACCGACCACTTCTCATCGGTCCTGGATGTGCTGTCCGGTGCGGGATTTCGTGGTGACGCACTCGCCTCCGCCGTGTCGGCCGTCTACTACTACGTGCTCGGCGCGGCGACGGCCGAGGCTGCATGGCTACAAGCCGGACAACCATTCGCCGACCTGACAGCGGTAGAGGTGGCGGATCTGGAATCGCTGCATGGGCGAGACGCCGGCCCGGCCGTTCAATTTTTCGCGGCCCGGGCCGGAGACTGTCGGCAGAGGTTCGACGGCGGGCTGGCCGTCATCCTCGAGAACTTGCGGCCCTAG
- a CDS encoding SDR family oxidoreductase, protein MAKRSKISDYAGGWALVTGAAREHGLGYAFAHRLAAEGLNLILVDVLDEDLGRRANELRNQFDVEVRTATCDLGESAPYAPIEDAIDGIEVDALVCNHMFTPPDTPPILDMPLETHSRMIDINARGYTNLIHRFGTAMRDRGRGAIIIVSSGVGLTSGPYTGAYAANKAFQLMFGQALWYELRGTGVDVLVMIAGLMNTQGDALSKYPRWLMAEPAAVVPEVLAALGRKPTVVPGFASRAFLFVQTRLMSRQLALTSIGRFMASGLGKND, encoded by the coding sequence ATGGCAAAACGATCGAAGATTTCCGACTATGCCGGCGGCTGGGCGCTCGTCACCGGAGCCGCGCGCGAGCACGGCCTCGGGTACGCCTTCGCACACCGACTCGCGGCGGAAGGACTCAATCTCATCCTGGTCGACGTCCTCGACGAGGACCTGGGGCGGCGAGCCAATGAACTACGAAACCAGTTCGACGTCGAAGTACGCACTGCCACATGCGATCTCGGCGAATCGGCGCCGTACGCACCGATCGAGGACGCGATCGACGGCATCGAGGTCGACGCGCTGGTGTGCAACCACATGTTCACCCCGCCCGATACGCCGCCGATCCTCGACATGCCGCTGGAGACACACAGCCGAATGATCGACATCAACGCCCGCGGCTACACCAATCTGATCCACCGCTTCGGCACCGCGATGCGCGACCGGGGCCGCGGCGCGATCATCATCGTCTCCTCGGGCGTTGGGCTCACCTCCGGCCCGTATACCGGGGCGTACGCGGCCAACAAGGCGTTCCAGCTGATGTTCGGGCAGGCGCTCTGGTATGAGCTGCGCGGCACCGGCGTGGATGTCCTGGTGATGATCGCCGGTCTGATGAACACCCAGGGGGACGCGCTGTCGAAGTATCCGCGTTGGCTGATGGCCGAGCCCGCCGCCGTCGTGCCGGAAGTGCTTGCGGCCCTCGGCCGCAAGCCGACCGTGGTACCCGGATTCGCCAGCCGTGCGTTTCTGTTCGTCCAGACGCGGCTGATGTCGCGGCAGCTGGCACTGACCTCGATCGGCCGGTTCATGGCATCCGGACTTGGCAAAAACGACTGA
- a CDS encoding SDR family oxidoreductase — protein sequence MDNIRGKTIAITGAARGIGYATAKALLAQGARVVIGDRDVALQESAVVELTKLGQVSGYPLDVTDRESFATFLDKARTDGGGQMDVLINNAGVMPVGPFLEQSEQSIRSNIEVNVYGVLTGCQLALPEMVKRRSGHIINIASLSGLIPLPGQVVYVGAKYAVVGLSTALADEMAPHGVDVSVIMPPFTNTDLIAGTKSGGAIKPVEPEDIAAAIVKTLNRPKTHVSVPPPLRFTAQAAQMLPPKGRRWMNKKLGLDNVFLEFDAAKRKSYEDRAQAAQGVIDSNGTP from the coding sequence ATGGACAACATCAGGGGCAAGACCATCGCGATCACCGGTGCCGCCCGCGGCATCGGCTACGCCACCGCCAAGGCCCTGCTGGCCCAGGGTGCCCGCGTCGTCATCGGCGACCGTGACGTGGCCCTTCAGGAGTCGGCCGTCGTCGAGCTGACCAAGCTCGGCCAGGTCTCCGGCTACCCGCTGGACGTGACCGACCGCGAATCGTTCGCGACCTTCCTCGACAAGGCCCGCACCGACGGCGGTGGGCAGATGGACGTGCTGATCAACAACGCCGGCGTCATGCCCGTCGGGCCGTTCCTGGAGCAGTCCGAGCAGTCGATCCGGTCCAACATCGAGGTCAACGTCTACGGCGTGCTCACCGGTTGCCAGTTGGCACTGCCGGAGATGGTCAAGCGCCGCAGCGGCCACATCATCAACATCGCCTCGCTGTCGGGCTTGATCCCGCTGCCGGGCCAGGTGGTCTATGTCGGCGCCAAGTACGCCGTGGTCGGGCTGTCGACCGCGCTGGCCGACGAGATGGCGCCGCACGGGGTCGACGTTTCGGTGATCATGCCGCCGTTCACCAACACCGACCTGATCGCGGGCACCAAGTCCGGTGGAGCGATCAAGCCGGTCGAGCCCGAGGACATCGCGGCAGCCATCGTCAAAACCCTGAACAGGCCCAAGACGCATGTGTCGGTGCCGCCGCCGCTGCGCTTCACCGCCCAGGCCGCCCAGATGCTGCCGCCAAAGGGGCGTCGCTGGATGAACAAGAAGCTGGGCCTCGACAACGTGTTCCTGGAGTTCGATGCCGCCAAGCGCAAGAGCTACGAGGACCGCGCCCAGGCCGCCCAGGGCGTGATCGATTCCAACGGGACGCCCTAG